In the genome of Dermacentor silvarum isolate Dsil-2018 unplaced genomic scaffold, BIME_Dsil_1.4 Seq575, whole genome shotgun sequence, one region contains:
- the LOC119435255 gene encoding uncharacterized protein LOC119435255 yields the protein MPIATRHFRGTRNPLLFNPAVQWMMKSRRGASIVMPLFQAIMSLSRHPTRGRPHDVFFAFHSCMGYEEHRVEQQLATIRHRAMPTLVIFSGNDKLLSNEDNRTLLRRLGSDPERTWLYDSGGHLLQRGGSDVVKAIELKDGSHYGFVRYPDICNEGLVELLDRVRRPESKAAVVMAHKRTL from the exons GGGCACTCGGAACCCTCTGCTCTTCAATCCTGCAGTTCAATGGATGATGAAGAGCCGACGCGGAGCGTCCATCGTCATGCCCCTCTTCCAAGCGATCATGTCGTTGAGCAGGCACCCAACCAGGGGACGACCGCACGACGTCTTCTTCGCCTTCCACTCGTGCATGGGATACGAGGAACATCGG GTTGAGCAGCAGTTAGCGACAATTCGGCACCGCGCGATGCCCACCCTCGTGATATTCAGCGGCAACGACAAACTCCTCTCAAATGAAGACAACCGCACACTGCTGCGGAGGTTGGGCAGCGACCCCGAGCGGACCTGGTTATACGACTCCGGCGGGCACCTCCTCCAGAGGG GTGGTTCCGACGTGGTGAAAGCAATCGAGCTAAAGGATGGATCGCACTACGGATTCGTACGCTACCCCGACATCTGCAACGAGGGCCTCGTCGAACTCCTCGACCGGGTGCGACGGCCTGAATCCAAAGCAGCGGTTGTTATGGCTCACAAGCGCACTctctaa